From the genome of Verrucomicrobiota bacterium:
GAAACCGGTCGCAACCGGCTGACGGCGGTTCCCGCGCCGACCGATTTCACCGGGTTGGCGACCACGCAAACGGGACTTGGTTTGCAAACGACCTTCACAAACGTTTTGAACCGGTACGATCTCAGTGTGACGTTGAAAGCGCTGGAACAAGGAGGGGAGAGTCAGACGCTGAGCGCGCCCCGGCTCACCTTGATCAACAATCTCCCCGCGCATATTGAGGACGGTCAGGTCCAATATTACTACGAGGAATATACAGTCAAACAACAAGTGACAGACCGAACGACGGCCTCCAGTCTGGTGCCGATCGGCAAACCCGCCAAATTGACTTCTGGAGCTTCTTTGGATGTCGTGGCCAGCATCGGCGGGGACGGAAAAACCATCCTGCTCGCCTTGAAGCCGGAAGTAAAATCCTCCGTGCAACTGGTCACCTTTGCCACGGTCACCGACCGGAATGATGCGGGCAATGTCGTCGGCACCTTTGACATCAAACTGCCGCAATATCGCACCCAGACCCTGTCCACCCGCGTCGCGGTCAAGTCCGGACAAACCGTGGTCATGGGCGGCGTCATGGAACACAACAAGAGCACCTTTGTGGAATCCGTTCCGGTTCTTGGACACATTCCCATCATCGGTGCGGCGTTTCGCACCCGCACGGAGGTGGACAGCCCGCGTTATCTGCTCGTATTCGTGAAGGCCACGCTGCTGTCCGACTCCGGGGAGTTCATTGAATACGAAGACCAGAAATGACCTCCCGTGGATTTAATTTTCGTTCATGAATCTCTTTTCCCTCCCGCCGACCCGCCGGCTGCTGGTGATTGATCCGGGCAGCCGGTGCATCAAAGTTCTCCTGGTGAACAAGCTCATGGGTCGGGTGCGCGTCCTGCGTCACCGCTCGTTTGACCTGGCGGAAGGCAGTGTGCTCACACCGGAAGAGTTGAGCCGTTTGCTGGAAACCGTGTTGCAGGAGTTCGGTCGGATGCCCGTGGCCATCAGTCTGCCGCAACAACTCTCCATCTCGCAGGTGATCGATCTACCGCGCGTCGGGCCGGAGCAGGTCAAGGCCTTGATCGAAGAAGAAACCGTCAAGCTCAGCGGCCTGAGCGAGAGCGGGATCGTCTATGATTACGGCAAGCTCAAACCGTTTGGGAAATATCAAAATCCATTCTGGGTCACCTTCGCGAAGGAGGAGGAGATTTTGATGGAAGTCAGCCGGCTCGTTGGCATTGGCGGGCACCTTTGCGAAATCATCACGCCGGCCAACGCGCTGATCGCGACCTATCAAGCCGCGCAACCCCGGCCGGAAAACGCCTTGTTGGTGGAGCTGGGCGCGACCAGCACGGTCGTGGCCATCGTCGCGCAGGGCCAGGGCGTCTATGCCCTCAGCTATCCCATTGGCGGCAACACGTTCACCGAAGCCATCGCCACGCAACAGAATTGCTCGCTGGAGGCGGCCAAGTCGCTCAAGTACTCGCAAAACCTGTTCGCGGCCGGAGCGGCGATTCCCGGATTGTGCTCCGTGGTGGACGGCTGGCGGACCGAGCTGGAAAAAATTCTTCAAGACTGGCTGCGGGAAAATCCGGAACTCGGCCTTTCGGTGGACTCGTTCCGGATCATTCTGGGTGGTGGCGGCGCGCGTCAGCCGGGATTGATGGAGTACTTGAACGCAAAGAGTCAACTGCGTTTCACCCCCTGGCCCAGTTTGTCCGGTGAACTGGGCGAACTGACGCTCGAACGTTACGCAGTGGCTTACGGTGTCGCGCTCAAGCGGCTGGGGCCGTCATTGCCATCCGCGTCGCTCTTCCCTGCCGACCTGCGGGAAGCGCGGAAACGGCAGAGCACGCAAGCACTGCTGCAATCAGTCAACTGGGCATTGCTCTTGGTTGTTGCGCTGGTGCTGCTCTTCGGCACCGCGCAGAAGTTCAATCTGACCCAAAAAAAGCAGGCGCTGTTGAAGCAGTCCCAGGCCGTCTTGGAGGAGGCCAAAGGGGTTGAGACATTGAACCGGAGACTGGAGGACGCCTATGAACGCCTGCGCCCTGTGTTGAAGCTGCAAAAGCGGACCGTCGATAAACTCTCGACGCTGGCGTTGTTGCAGAAAGTCAGGGATGACAAGAAACTTTGGTTTGTGCTGTTCGCAGATCAGGAGTCCTACTTTGCCGGGCAAGCCGCGCCCGTCACCCAGACCAATCTAGCCGTGGCTGCGGCCGCCCTCAATGTCACCAACCCGCCGCCGTCGAAGTACGGGTTTATCGCCGAACTTTGCCTCTCCGAGGAGGGCGAAGCCATGCGGGAGACTCTGCGCAAAGTCGTATCCGAACTGAAACAGAATCCCGCGTTCACCAACGTCGATACGCTGCCGGCGGACCAGCGCAAAAACCTGGTCAGCACGAACGTGCTGGTGGCCGGCCGCTATTTTTCGCTCTCCATCGAGATGGCGGAAAACACTTTTCAAAATCCCCTGCCTCCCACGGAACCAAAACCGCCACCGATCCGCACGCTCAAAACGAACGCGCGCACGCTTCACCCCGCGCTGGAGCGAAACGGGACGCCGGCGCCGGCCAGGGAAAACTGAACATGCCGACGATCAAACAAATTGCCGGTCTGCGCTGGGTCATGCTCTTGGTGGCGGTGGGGCTGGCGTTATACTTCGTGCTGGTTTTTCGGCCGTTGGCACACCAGGCGGACGCACTGGATGGGCCGCTGGCGGAGGTCTGGCAGGACCTGGTGAACGTCAGTCTGGAGAGCAGCGGCATCCGCGATCTGGATCTGGGCAAGATCAAGAAGACCCAGGAAAAATTGCAGGCGTCCTTGCTCGCGACGGAGAAGGCCGGGCAACTGATCGCCGCCCGCGTGGAGTTGGAGCCGGAGATTCGCGCCAAGCTGAAGGAGGAATTCCTCCTGGTGGATTATCAGAACGATCGCCAGAAGCGCATCGAGCAATTGACTGCGCTGGCCAAGACTCAGCAGGTGACGCTGGACGCTGCTGCGTTGGCGGGTTTTCCCGAACACAAGGCGGAGATGAAAGAACCGAACCTGCTTTGGGCGGAGCTGGCCATCGTGCATCACATTCTAACCACCGCCATCAACAGCAAGGTAAGCACCATCAAAAACCTGAGTGTACTGCCGTTGCAAATGTATCGCGTCCCCGGTGGCACGGAGGTTAATCTCGAGGAGATTCCTGTGCGGATTGAACTGGTGGCGCCGATGGAATCCGCCGCCAGCTTCCTGCTCGCCTTGCCGCTGCGCGCGGAAGAAATGAAGACTGCCGGCCAGCCAGAATCCCGGCCCGGCAAACCGGCGCTGTTTCTGGACAAGTTGATTTTAAAGAAACAAACGCCGGAAA
Proteins encoded in this window:
- the pilM gene encoding pilus assembly protein PilM, with the translated sequence MNLFSLPPTRRLLVIDPGSRCIKVLLVNKLMGRVRVLRHRSFDLAEGSVLTPEELSRLLETVLQEFGRMPVAISLPQQLSISQVIDLPRVGPEQVKALIEEETVKLSGLSESGIVYDYGKLKPFGKYQNPFWVTFAKEEEILMEVSRLVGIGGHLCEIITPANALIATYQAAQPRPENALLVELGATSTVVAIVAQGQGVYALSYPIGGNTFTEAIATQQNCSLEAAKSLKYSQNLFAAGAAIPGLCSVVDGWRTELEKILQDWLRENPELGLSVDSFRIILGGGGARQPGLMEYLNAKSQLRFTPWPSLSGELGELTLERYAVAYGVALKRLGPSLPSASLFPADLREARKRQSTQALLQSVNWALLLVVALVLLFGTAQKFNLTQKKQALLKQSQAVLEEAKGVETLNRRLEDAYERLRPVLKLQKRTVDKLSTLALLQKVRDDKKLWFVLFADQESYFAGQAAPVTQTNLAVAAAALNVTNPPPSKYGFIAELCLSEEGEAMRETLRKVVSELKQNPAFTNVDTLPADQRKNLVSTNVLVAGRYFSLSIEMAENTFQNPLPPTEPKPPPIRTLKTNARTLHPALERNGTPAPAREN